One Aegilops tauschii subsp. strangulata cultivar AL8/78 chromosome 7, Aet v6.0, whole genome shotgun sequence genomic window carries:
- the LOC109763685 gene encoding probable peroxygenase 5 gives MGSKPADAAGSRQQQQVKEESSMADVYNHELTPLQKHAAFFDRNRDGVIYPSETYQGLRAIGCGVVVSAAGAVFINGLLAPKTVPANVKPPAFKFPIYVKTIQQGKHGSDTDVYDTNGRFVPEKFEEIFKKHAHTRPDALTSKELGEMLKANRDPKDFKGRVGAFGEWRLLYALCKDKEGFLHKETVKAVYDGSVFEKLEQEKKESKEFAKKK, from the exons ATGGGCTCCAAACCCGCGGACGCGGCAGGGAGCCGGCAGCAGCAGCAGGTGAAGGAGGAGTCGTCCATGGCGGACGTGTACAACCACGAGCTGACGCCGCTGCAGAAGCACGCCGCCTTCTTCGACCGGAACAGGGACGGCGTCATCTACCCCTCCGAGACCTACCAAGGGCTGCGCGCCATCGGCTGCGGCGTCGTCGTgtccgccgccggcgccgtctTCATCAACGGCCTCCTCGCGCCCAAGACGGTACCG GCGAACGTGAAACCTCCAGCTTTCAAGTTCCCAATCTACGTGAAGACCATCCAGCAGGGCAAGCATGGGAGTGACACAGACGTGTACGATACCAACGGAAG GTTCGTTCCTGAAAAGTTTGAGGAGATATTCAAGAAGCATGCCCACACCAGGCCTGATGCCCTAACGAGCAAAGAGCTGGGGGAGATGCTTAAAGCAAACAGGGACCCTAAAGATTTCAAAGGACG GGTGGGCGCCTTCGGTGAGTGGAGACTTCTCTATGCGCTGTGCAAAGACAAGGAGGGATTTCTTCACAAGGAGACTGTCAAGGCGGTCTATGATGGCAGCGTGTTTGAAAAGTTGGAGCAAGAAAAGAAGGAATCTAAGGAATTTGCCAAGAAGAAATGA